ttattttctttggcaaTTTGGAGACAGGCTCCTGGGTCCAAACaagttcttcttcctttttttttcatacatCCAAAGGTTGGGGGTCCATGGAAACCCTTCACATGCAGTCTCCATGTGACAGGCCTGTCAGCCACATTTTCCCTGCATGACCTGTACCCCTGTAGCGCTCTTATTCCATGCTGTCCCCTTCTGTGGTGCAGAATGAAAAGCTCTCCTCTATCTTGGTCCTGAGGGACAGGCACGCACATATCCCTTTGTGATGATCCCTATTCGTTCTCTGTTGTCTGACTTCACGGTGTCAGTCGTCATTTTGATAATCTACCTCCGTGGTTTATCAAGAACTTGTTTCAATTTGATTTTCTAAAGCTCCATGTGATCCAGTCTGGGGCACCAGGACTCCACCTCCCACTGATTCACAGACCTGGGTGCAGGCATCTTTCTGGGGGTCCTGACAACCTGGAGGTGAGTGTAGGACCTTAAGCATAAAGGGAACCTTGGAACTTTCTACTCCAATCTGCTCCATGGGGCCACGAGGCACGAAGCATCTTGTTCAAGAACACACAGCTAGTGCCCACAGACAGAGGCTGAGGTCTCAGGCTCCTGCCaaaaagaggaggggagagaaagaccTACAGGGACCTGGTGGGTGCGGGTGTGCCAGCCTGGCCCCACGCCTGTGCCTGAGAAAGCCAGTGTGGAAGGCAATGTGAGAGGGGGCTGAGTTCACGCATCTCCCCTTCTCTAGCAATGAGGATAAAAGTGGAAGAGAAGCAAATATGTGTCAGGACCACACTTTGGATGGAGTCCAGTTTGAAATCAATGCCCACTGTGACCTGCTGGGCTATGAAGGGCATCAGGAGAGCCTTGGGCCCCTCCTCTCTGTGGAGAAGATCTTGtgtcttgtgtttcttttttcaaagagtTGTCTGCTTCTGCCGCTACCCCTGCCTcagtcctctcccttccccaccacacTTTCCAATAAACTTCATGGGAAATTAATCTGTTTGGTAACTTCTATGCACTGACCAGATAGACTGAATATTGTTCACCTCTGTTCTCCCtcctgcaacacacacacacacacacacacacacacacgctcacacgcTCACTCACTGTTCTCCCTGCTCAGTTATCCCTGCTGACAGAAGGgcatgtcatttttatttagctttaCAAGGTGAGTAAAAATGCTGCTTATGTTGCCTCTTTTTTGGGAAagctccatttttaaaatcattaatgtCAGGTCCTTGAGCCCTGCTTGGCAGTCAAGCTGGTATTATTATTGCCTTAATTAAGGGATAAAAATGTTGCTGTCATTGTTATAAGGGTTATTATTGGGTAAGTGACCAGAGGGTGTTTAGAGGGAAGCAGCAGCCTAGGGGCAACTGTGTTGCTTTGCCTTTTGCTTTGCTCAGAAAGCCATTCCCCGCCCAGCATGCCCCGGAGTCCTGTGGTGTCGGATTGGGAGGGGGTCTCATCAGTTCCCTGTCATGAGCACTTATAGGAGGGAAGGTAGCCAGGGAGAGGATGGGCATAGCTCCTTGTCTGAGCAAGCCCTAGGCTCTTAGGTGGCAGCATTTATTCAATAACCATTAATTcaacacctgctatgtgccatAATCTGTTCTCGATGCGGGCACAGAAAAGGCCACCAAGGCCTTTGTCTACTGGGAAGACAGGCCAGGGATGTGCCTCAGTGCATGACAGTGCTGTCGAGGGGAAGTGAGTGTCAGGAGCCAGGGGCCAGGCTAGGGCTGTGGGGAGACTTCTGTGATGAGGAGCCCCGCAGCCAACACCTGAGActggacagaggaggaggagttaGCCCTGCGTGGGGAGTGTTTTATGTAGAGATGCTCTATCTCCTGTGAGGAAGCCAAGCCCACAGTAGGTGGTCAACACATAtaggttgaataaatgaaaacgaGGTTGACAAGAGCGTGGCTTTTGGGTTCTTTCAAAGAGGTGAGGTCTGGCACAGCTTGGAGAGAAAAGTGGTAGGAGAGGGGGGCGGGCCAGATCATGAGATGAGAGCCCTTCTGGGAGACTGGCTAACTTGTTCTGTTTTCCTGGGGCCTCCCTGGTTTCAAAACGGAAAGTCCCACAGCCTGAGAACCCGCTCAGTCCCAAGCAGACCAGAACGCTTGGTCatcctgctgctgctctgcctgaaGAGGTTCGGGGCTCATTACGCAGTTTTAAACAGTGGAGTCACAGAGGAACAAGGATGCTGATTTAGCAGACAGTGTTCCCGAGCCTGCTGTTGGCTCCCCGGGGTTCTTTCTCCCCTCCACTACAGAAATAGAAACTGTAGGTGAGACTTGGCTACCCACCGAAAGACTACATGTCCAAGCCTCCCTTGCAAATAATTCTGGCCATGAAACTAAGTTCTAAACCATGGAATGTGAGCTGAGATTATTTAATGCTCCTGACTGTAACCTTAAAAGGCAGAGCCCCTAAGAATGGGTTGAAGCTCCAAAGAAAAAAGTCTAAGGCAAGATAAGAAACTCTACAAGCTCAGGCTCTACCTTAGACCTTTTGAATAACAATTTCAGAGTTGGGGAAATGGGTTATTTTAAGAAGATTTCAGGCTGTAATGCTTACGTGCATGGACCCTGCAGTGGACTACCTGGCTTCCATTCCTGGcacccagctgtgtgaccttgttcAAGTAACtgaacctttctgtgcctcagtttccttacccattaaaatgtacattaatTGTATCTCCTGGATAGGGTTATTTTTAGGATTAATGTGCTCAGAACTGtgcatggcacatagtaagtgctcaataaatgtttcaagATGATAGCACCTTGTGAGACTATAGTTCAATGTCAAAACCAGGATGTTGAGGTAGATACAGTTAagacacagaacatttccatgaCCATGAGGATCCCTCCTGTTGTCTTTGACACACTCACTTTCCTCCTGTGACACTCCTGCCTtacctctggtaaccactgatctgttttccaTTGTCATATTTCAGGAATGTTATATAAAGGGAACTATACAGTGTGGAACCTTTGgtgattggcttttttcactcggCATGATGCTCTGAAGATTCATCCAGGTCGTTGCAGGCATCGATAGCTTGTTCCTTTTCGCTGATGAGGATACTCCCTGGCATGCCTGTAGCGTGTTTGTCACCCACCGAAGGGCATAAGGGGTGTTGGCGTTGTTTGGCTATTACACATAAAGCTGCTACAAACTTCTGTGACCAGCTTTTTGTGTGAACATGaagtttcctttctcttggaTAAATGCCCAGGTGTGTCATTGCTAGGATGTACGGCAGTTGTGTATTTAGTTTTTTTAGAAATTGCCAAGTGGTTTTCTAGAGTGGCTGTCTCATTTTGCATTCCCAGTAGCTGTGTAGGAGTGATCCAGTCTCTCGGAGTCCTCGCCAGCATTTAGCGTCGTCACTAAGTTTTATTTTAGCCGTTCTGACCAATGCGCAGTGATTCCCattgtggtgttttttttttttttttttttaaatatatttattgattatgctattacagttgtcccattcccccccactccactccatcctgcccacccccctccctcccacattccccccccccccatagttcatgtccatgggtcatacttataagttctttggcttctacatttcctacactattcttaccctccccctgtctattttccacctatcatctatgctacttattctctgtacctttaccccctctccccctcccactcccttattgacaaccctcatgttctagttgtttgcctagtttgctctcatttttgttttaggtgtggtcgttaataactgtgagtttgctgtcatttttactgttcctatttttgatcttctttttcttaggtaactccctttaacatttcatataataaggacttggtgatgatgagcttctttaacttgaccttatctgagaagcactttatcttcccttccattctaaatgatagctttgctggatacagtaatcttggatgtaggtccttgtgtttaatcttgggtaatgtaattatgatgtgccttggtgtgttcctacttgggtccagcttctttgggactctctgagcttcctggacttcccagaagtctatttcctttgccagattagggaagttctccttcattatttgttcaaataagttttcaattttttgttcttcctcttctccttctggcacccctataattcggatgttggaacgtttcaaggtgtcctggaggttcctacgcctctcctcatttttccaagttcctgtttcttcattcttttctggttggatgtttgtttcttccttctggtccacaccattgatttgagtcccggtttccttctcatcactattggttccctgtacattttcctttgtttctcttagcataggcttcattttttcatctgtttttcgaatagattcaaccaagtctgtgagcatattgataaccagtgctttgaactgtgcatccgataggttggctatctcttcgtcgcttagttgtattttttctggagctttgaagtgttctgtcatttgggccattttttttttttttttgtcttgacgcgtctgttactttaaggggcagagccttaggtgttcactggggcggggtaacgctggtctggtcgctgcgctgtgacgctgtacgtgggggaggggccgagtgggagcaatggcgcccgcctcactctcctccggatttcaatctttcactctgatacccacaatcaaactgggcccctctggtgctggttctcgagtgggtgggcctgtgcacactctaggcccctgtgggtctctccaacaacctctcctgtgaggctgggagtctctcctgctgccgccccaacccccaggggcgctttcaatcagaggtttgaggctttatttcaccgagctggagccctgggttgggaggtctgcttcgctccccgccgttcgtcctgtttatctgtgggcgaatgtggtgcccacagatagagggtgctacctgctgggtttatgttctccgccactctgagtctggccctctgggtttatctgtgcaaatgtggggccgcagggtctgctagtgctcggactgcctgcgccatttgtcccacactccgccagactcagtcctgccacagccacgagagtcctctccaccccagtgcccgtctccgcccctcctaccagtctggatgaatgtccattttctatttccttggtgtcggtgccccccgctgttcgattctctgtcagttctggttgtgcgaggaggagcagtgtgtccacctacgccgccatcttggttctcatccCCCCCATTGTGGTTTAaacttgcatttccttaatggctaATGACAATGAAACCCTCTTCTGTGCTTTGTTACCATCTGTACATCCGGTTCAGTGAAATGCCTCTTCAAGtgttttgcacatttttaaactacttgtttatttattgttgagttcattatatattctagatacaagtcctttggtggatatgtgatttgcaaataatttctctcAGTCTGTAGCTTCATCTTTTTATCCTGTTAACAGGGTTTTTTTCAGaggaaagttttaattttgaggaGTCCAGTttattgagttttctttttatggatCCTGCTTTTGATATAAAGTCAGAAAGCTCTCTCTCTAGCCCAGTGGTTTTCGGCCTTTTTCATATCGTGGCACACATGAACTattcactaaaattctgtggtacaccAAACATATATTTTGTTGCTGATCTaacaaaaattagataaaattttgattcattaacaCTGGACAGCCATCCTTTTCCCAATTCAAGTGAAGTGAAGAAATCTTAAATCTTACATCCCTTATCCACTctcatttataatataatttcttaaaaatttcttctaaatATCTTTAGAATCACATCAGACAGTATCATAATTTTTGCTTCAAGGatcaaacatttagaaaattcaagaggaaaaggaaagtctATTGTATTtacccttattttttttaacgattttatttattcatctttagagtgaggggaagaaaaagagagggagagaaatatcaatgtgtggttgcctcttgcacgccccatactggggacctggcctacaacccaggcatgtgccattactgggaatcgaaccagagaccttttggtctgcagcccgcactcaatcctctgagctatACTAGTCAGGtaatccttatttttttattaccacattctttccttcttcttggtGTTCCAGGGTTTCTTCTATTATCATTTCCTTCCTGTTCAGAGAACTCCCTTTATCCATTTTCATAAGGCAGTCCTGCTGGCAACAGATTGTCTTAGTTTTTCTTCATGTAAGAATGTTTTCAAACACTGCCGAGCTTGTGGTCTGGGATTCCCACTCTGCTttagtgggtggggtggggctgcagtgTTTTCTCTGAcgctggctggagcagagtggtTACTGTCCATAAAGTTTCTGTCTtgctggcctgccccattcctgcAGGTTTGGCTGACAGATAAGGCTTTTGTTAGGGTTTTTAAACACCAGAGCCCTTCCCAGGTGCTGCTTTCTTTCAGTCCAAGTCTGGAATATGTGAAACAAGTAGAAAAATCAGAGAGTTTGCCACCATGTCGTTCCCTGACTCTCGAGGTCCCTACCTGGTATgcttcttccctctgcctttcagAGTCTTCTTACATATGTCTCTTATTAGTATCCAGGTTTTTAGTTGCAGTATGTGGAAGAATGGTGTTCATACCATTTCCCTCACGAGAGCAGTGTAAGATAAAGTACTACTGTTCCATCTATCAGGATGAGATATACTAAATATTCGTTCACAGCAGGATTTTATTGCACCTGGGATGATGGGAGTAaatttcctgtttcctttgtGTTAAACCCATCAGAGACACCTGCCCTAAAGTCCTCAATGAAGGCCCATAGCAGCACTGCCCCTCTGTGGGAAGTGGGGCTGACTTAGTAACTGGGTGAAGGCTAATAAGGGGTCTGCTGACTTTGAGTTTCCCCTGTGGAGAGCAGTGGCAGGATGTGAAATGTAAGGGCCcactatttaaaaagtaatttaagaagTTTTAAAGACAGGTGCTAAGGAACCTGTCCTTAGGACAAATGATTTTAGGGGGCCCATAAGAGTCTTTTTGCGCCCTCTAAGACTTCCTGAGAATCCCTCGCCCCCATGGTTCTGGCAGTGGGTAGAGAGGAGTAGAGGGAGGATTTCCTATCTTGTCCTTGAGAAACTTTCTGGCTGTCGGGGAACATTGGCACACACCTGGGACACAGGCAGAGACTCCGAATTAGAGCAGAGAAGTGGCTGGATTGAGGTGTGACCAGAGAAGTTTTCCCAGGGTAACTTGGGGCAGGCAGGTTCACAAGGAGAGAAAGCCAAGGtaggagaggggaagtgaagacCACTCAGGATGAGGAGCTAGCTGCACGTTTACACTCATGCGCCATAACTGCAGAGCTGGCGGTCACAGTGTGAACACTTGCTTTCAGCCCTTAAGGAGCAATCTGAAGACTGGTGACAGCAGTTTGTAGTTCTTCAGAGAGCGATGTCTGAGTCACGTCTACCTTGACTCTTGTGAGCTGAGAAGAGTCAGTTAGGGGGTGATTCTGGCTGGAACACTCAACATCGTCATCAGGACACAGCTTGTTGGTCTTCACTCGTGCCTTACAAAAAAGTTGTAAAGAGATAAATCCTGTGTGTCTGATGGAAAAAGGCTGTAAAAATCACCAAGTGCCATTTCTGGTAGAGAAATTGAGACCATCTAAGAAAATGATTGTTCTGAACTAGAAAATAGCTCTTTTgtataaaaaaagaagggaagattaAATTTGGTAATTGTTTTGTACAACAGTATTAGAAGTATAATGTTATTgtgttataatatataatacatgggggagggaggtgggttcggctggggtggggtggagggacggggagaaaaggcatacaactgtaattgaataacaataaaaattaaaaaaaatttaaacagtaaaaaaaatatatatatatatataatacagaaTAGTGACATAGTCTCAGCGCAGAAATAGCAAAGAGGGATTGGCAAACTTGTCATTCAAGCATTTTGGCTAGTgaaataattgcatttttatgGAGGAAATGATGTACTGTGAACATATTTGGGATTTGGGAGTTGTGAATACTTTGGTAATGTCAAGGGtctaatgaaatttaaatgtctGCTCTTCCCCTAGAATTAAAAACTAGGTTTCTGTCCTACTAATTTATGACCCTGGAGCCTAGCATAGTACCCAAGACAAAGTCAGCTCTCAACAGAGGTTTGTTAAATGAGTGGATGGgtggttgaatgaatgagcaggtGAATGGCTGGCTGCCTGGCTGGACAGACGAATAAGGCCTGCACAGGTAAAGCCCCTCTGAATGTGGGGACAGAGACCAGCTAAGGGAGTCCTCCAGGCTGGGGCCTAGGTTTTGTTGGGCATTAGCATCCTTTGGGATTCGTACAAAGAAAGGTCTCATGAAAGAATGCTGGCCTCAACTatctgagcctcggttttctcatttgttaaatgtGGGTCATCACAACTCCTCCCCAGGCCAAGTGGATTAAATGAGTTTCTGTGTGCCAAGAGCCTTTTTAATGCTGTAAAGCATTTCACCAGTGTGAGCCACCATGAATAGTAGCAGTATTATTATTGCAAGGTCAAGGATGAGGGTGGTGGAAAGAGGCTGGAGCAAAGTCAGTGTGTGTAGAGCAGCTGGCTAGCACAGAGGAGcaggagaccccccccccccccccccccccccggcagccAGAGGGCTGGGTTGGATTCCTAGTCCCAGCTCATTGCCAGTGGTTCTCGCCACCGTGAATACTGTCTCTAGGAACCCTGGGAATCTAGGCTGTGGAGTCTCTTCCTAACCACATAAAAGTGGTCCCTGAAGCCGCCCATCTGATGCTGGTACATTCATGAGATCTCTCACAGATGACACTGTCAATTAAAGGTCTTCCCTCTGTACCCCCGCAATCCACCCACTCCCCTTACCACTCCCTGGAGAAAGGCAATTGAGGCTGTGACAAACCTCCTGGCCAAGATCTTTCTAAGGATAATTTGGCCAGGCTAAATACCCCACATTAATTAGATATGACTCAAATTGTACAAGCAAGGCTTGCAAGCCTATCACTTTGGGGGGTTCAAATTATTTAGCTGATATCTCTGAGTTTGCTAGGAGAAAATGATTTCCTGCTCTCAGGCAAACTAAGCCCACAAATTAGTGCAGTGGCTGCCTCCCAAACCCTATAAAGGGACAAACAAAGATCACAGGCTGGTGAGTAGCATCTCAGCTGAGGATTAGCTTTTTATTCCAGATCTCTGGCCTTTCCAGCATGAGCCGCCAATTCACCTACAAGTCAGGAACTGCCACCAAGGGGGGATTCAGCGGCTGCTCTGCTGTGCTCTTGGGAGGCAGCTCATCCTCCTACCGGGCAGGAGGCAAAGGACTCAGCAGGGGCTTTAGCAGTCGGAGCCTCTACAGCCTGGGGGGCACCCGGAGCATCTCCTTCAATGTGACCAGTGGCAGTGGGTGGACAGGGGGCTATGGGTTTGGCCGAAGCCGTGCCAGTGGTTTTGCTGGCAGCATGTTTGGCAGTGTGGCCCTGGGACCCATGTGTCCATCTCTGTGCCCTCTAGGAGGCATCCCTCAGGTCACCATCAACAAGAGCCTCCTGGCTCCCCTTAATGTGGAGCTGGACCCCAAGATCCAGAAAGTGCGTGCTCAAGAGCGGGAGCAGATCAAGATCCTCAATGACAAGTTCGCCTCCTTCATCGACAAGGTGAGACTTCTGGAGAAAGCCATGTAGAACTCCTTCCTTCTTCTACCTTCACTGCCTTCGGGAGCCCCCTGTCTGAggcagaggaaggcagaacacctcCCCAGACACAGCTGAGGACGGGGCAGGGAAGAACTGGACATCAGTGCTGAGAGATCAGGGTGACCAGGGTGGGAGGAGCTAAACAGCTTAGTCTGGGAAGGTGTCCTGGAGGCAGGGAAAGTGGCATGAGTCGGGAAGTAGGAGAGTGATGGCGTGTGAAACTTAGAAGCCATGCCATGGAGAGGCCCGTGGCAGCCTTGGATGTGTAGAATGCCTTAAGGCCTACCTCCTTCTCTTATGGGACTCAAAGCAGCTCAGATTCTGGTCAGAAGACAGACTCACGGTCTATAATACATCCAAACATAGGGCAAGGCACATGGGGACCAGTGGTGCACTGGAGTATGGCTTCCCCAAAGTGGTCCCTGAACTGGCAGCCTCAGCATAACCTGGTCACTCATtggaaatgcacattctcaggccccacctcaagcctaGTGAACCACAAACTCTGGGAGTGGGGCCTGGGAGTGGGGCCTGAGGATGTGCATTTTTAACACACTCCAAGGGTTATGCTGAGGCACActccagtttgagaaccactgaggaACAAAGGGGTAGGAGCATCTTGGGAAGTAGGCTTCCTGATTTTCAGGGGGTAGAGGAAGCTTACCAAAGGTGACAGTGAGGTAGGGTGGTCAAGCCTGAGTAGAAGTTTGCCAGACAGAGGTGGGAAAAGGCAACTTAGGGAGAGGGAGCTGTCACATGCAGCATGAACGCCTTGGGTTTGTGTGGGTGCTAGGTGAATGGTGGAAGAGGGTCCGGGAATCTTGTGAAGAGCATAAGAGGAATTTGGACTTGGCTGTGTAGGTGATGTGGAACCACCAGAGGGTTTTCTGCAAGGGAATGGTACAATAGTTATAGGCTGCCACTTGAGAACGCTGGGAAATGCTCTGAGATCATAGAGAGTTGGACATGAACATAAGAGGGGCTGAGACCCAAGGTCAGCTGAGCACCAACCTCTGGTTGGGCTGAGAAAGGTCATGACCGAGGAGACAGAGAGTAGGCAGAGTGCGGGTCATGCCACTGGGCTTGAACAGAGCCACTCAGGAGCATGAAGGCCACTATAGGCCTGTTTATATGTCTAAGGACTTGCCTTAGAGAGCTGACTCAGGGTGACCACCAACATTGGTCCAGGCAGGTTTAAAAAGGTGCGGAGGAGACAGATCTTGACTACAGGGCAATGATCTTACTGGCTGCTCCCAGAAAGAGAACACTCAGTCAGACAAAGGGCCTGGGTGAGGAGGGGCATGAGTGACTTTTCTAAGGGCTGAGGCTTACCCCTTAAGCTAATGCAGTGTCAGAGAACACAGCTACCATCTAGGAAAGGAAACCCCACTGTCTCTCACCATGATGGAGTTCCTGTTGATCTGGGTTCCCAGGTGAGATTCCTGGAGCAGCAGAACCAGGTGCTGGAGACCAAGTgggagctgctgcagcagctggaTGTAAACAACTGCAAGAACAACCTGGAGCCTGTGTACGAGGGCTATATCAGCACCCTGCGGAAGCAGCTGGAGATGCTGTCTGGGGACAGGGTGAGGCTGGACTCGGAGCTGAGGAACATGAGGGACGTGGTGGAGGATTACAAGAAGAGGTGAGCAAGGATCCTGCACCCAGGTGATCACATCTTGGTCTGGGCTTTCCCAGCTGGCACTGGGACATTTGCTTCTGGTCTCAGGAGCACTGAGCTCAGGTGGAAGTGACCCATCCTGAGCTCCTCTGCCCAGGGAAGATGAAGGCCTTCTCTGGACAGCCGGGCAAGCTGGACAGGGGACAGCCAGCCTCTTAGAAAGTGGCAGGACTGTCCTGACAAGTGACCACCTCTTGAGCatgttctcttctctccccactcacGAGGGCTCAAGTGTGCATACTCCACAGGCTCTTGGCTCCCCAGCTCACTGCCTCTAAGTTCCAAGGAAACTCCCCAGCGTGGCAGGGATCTGGAATTTCTGTTGGgcttcctttatttccctctggccCTGgacatttgggccatgcttcttcttcttccaggggaCAGTCTGGCTTCCTTGGGACTCATGCTTTGGGATGAGGTGGAGTCATGGGTAGGGGTGTCAGACAGCTGGGTGACACAAGCATCATGGCTGAAAAGGGCAGCAGTATGTTCCTGTGATTTGGAAACTgagtgggaagaggaagaaccTACTCATTCTCCAGAGAGCAAAGGAAATCCAAACCCCAAACCATCTGGTCACCTGGCCTGGGAGATTTGCTTCAAACCATGCCCACAATGCTGAACAAAGAGCCTTAGAGAGTTGGGAAGATTTGCAAAGATGTAGAATAACACCTACTAAAAGGTACACACACATCCTTCTCACTGTGTGGCCTTTCTTGCAGGTATGAAGAGGAAATAAACAAGCGCACAACTGCTGAGAATGAATTTGTGGTACTTAAGAAGGTGAGGAGGGGATGCCTATCCCTTGGTCACCCAGGGAATGGAGTGTGGAGGCTGGGGGTGACATCAGAGAGGAGACTGAAGTCTGTGCTCCCTACAAGGGTCTGGATCTGAAGTGCCAGCACAGATGGAGGGATTTGCTGCTTGGGATATGTTGGGATACCTTGATGTTTATTGAGAATACATCACTTTGTTAGTACCTATGTTTTGTGTAAATGGGTAGGAGTCCAAACATGGATCGTCAATCTCCAGGTCATGTCCCCTTTGGCTTTAGGAACAGGAAAGCATTTCTCAATGCTTTGACTATTGACATTCAATAGTCTAAATCTGACTATTGAATGATGGCTTGTGGAcggtgtggggggaggtggataAGGCTCTCTCCCATAACTTCTCTTTGAGAAATAGAGGCAGTAAAATGATCTCACTGTTGGATGGGGCAGAAGGAGTTCCAGAGGCACCagggacttgctcaaggtctCACAGTGAGTTCTGGGTGGAAGTCAGGTTCCTGCCCCTTGGGTCTTGACTCCAGTCCCTGAGGAAGCTAGTCACAGAGTTGGTACTAGGGTGCCTGTTCCCAGGGAAATGCTGTCTGGGCTTGAAGAAAGGCAAAGTCGGGGGTCTCTGAATTCCCTTAGGATGTGGATGCAGCTTACATGAGCAAGGTGGAGCTGCAGGCCAAGGTGGACGCCCTGGATGGAGAGATCAAGTTCTTCAAATGTCTGTACGAGGGGGTAAGGCTCCTTCACACCCACACCAGTTCTGTCTTCTGGAAGGACAGATGTGAATGGGCAGTT
This DNA window, taken from Desmodus rotundus isolate HL8 chromosome 3, HLdesRot8A.1, whole genome shotgun sequence, encodes the following:
- the LOC112318348 gene encoding keratin, type II cytoskeletal 73; amino-acid sequence: MSRQFTYKSGTATKGGFSGCSAVLLGGSSSSYRAGGKGLSRGFSSRSLYSLGGTRSISFNVTSGSGWTGGYGFGRSRASGFAGSMFGSVALGPMCPSLCPLGGIPQVTINKSLLAPLNVELDPKIQKVRAQEREQIKILNDKFASFIDKVRFLEQQNQVLETKWELLQQLDVNNCKNNLEPVYEGYISTLRKQLEMLSGDRVRLDSELRNMRDVVEDYKKRYEEEINKRTTAENEFVVLKKDVDAAYMSKVELQAKVDALDGEIKFFKCLYEGEIAQIQSHISDTSVILSMDNNRNLDLDSIIDEVRAQYEEIALKSKAEAEALYQSKFQELQLAAGRHGDDLKHTKNEISEMTRLIQRLRSEIESVKKQCSNLETAIADAEQRGDCALKDARAKLDELEAALHQAKEELARMLREYQELMSTKLALDIEIVTYRKLLEGEECRMSGEYTNSVSISVISSSTAGSVGAGAGFGLSSVGTYGYWPSSVGYSVLSGGCVTGSGNCSPRGEAKTRLGSASEFKDSPGKTSALSSPTRKTTR